The genomic interval AAGCGATATTTAAAATAGTGGCAGAGTGGGACGTTAGCTTTCTCCTCGGTGCacatctttgttttgtttttttaattctttaatttttaaaaatgttataaacctttattcataaattgaaacatttacaaacaattgagaaataataataatcaaaataagtacaaaaacagtacaaaacagcagtGGGCgtctttggtttatttatttatttattttttttaacctttatttatacatttctttGTTGGGCTGATCCGGTTTCGCTTTGTTTTTTCAGTTCCGACTTTAAACTGTcattttaaaaattgtttaaaaacatgtaaatacataaatatcgatatttaaaaaacaaagacaTTCTTCTTCACTTTTCCACAAATAACTTTAACGTTTGTGGGAAAGACAAAAAAACAGTAATGAAAACTATAAATCATATATCAAATgaatttttatatttgtattttgtttcaatagaacacaaaaataaaaataaaaacttgacaGGAATACATTTGATGTTGCACTCGTAGCCGTTTCCGCTTTTTACGATCACGTCACTCATTCGCTAGAGCtcgcttgttttttattgtattttttgttttgtttttattttataaacctttatttataaattgaaacatttacaaacaattgagaaataataataatcaaaataagtacaaaaacagtacaaaacgtcTGATCTGGATTCGCTTGTTTTTGTCAGTTCCGACTTAAAAGTgtcattttaaaaattaattaaaaacatgtaaatatataatgtGATAGTTAAGAAGCGCAATATTTAAATAGTGGCAGAGTGGGACGTCAACTTTCTCCTCGGTGCACGTCTTTGGCGGGCTGGTCgggatttgcttttttttttgccagttccGACTAaaactgtaatttaaaaaaatatttaaaaacatgtaaaatgGTAAATATCGATGTTTAAAAACAAAGCCATTCTTCTTCACTATTCCACAAATAACTTTAACGtttgtggggggaaaaaacaaaacatttcactGTCATAATTTATTGGGAAAAAATGCactagcagtaattaaaactataAATCTACGTGATAATAATGCCATGTTGTTttttatatgtttattttgttttattagagcagaaaaatttaaaaaaaagcttgaCCGGAATACAATTGATGTTGCACACGTAGTCACTTGTTTTGTCATTTCCGACTAAaactgtaattttaaaaaatatttaaaaacatgtaaatatataaatatagatatataaatatcgatatttaaaaacaaagacaTTATTCTTCACTTTTCCCCAAATAACTTTAACGTTtgtgaaaaaagaaaagaaaagccaTGCTTTTCCCTCTCATAACGTATTTTTTTCCAGTTCCgactaaaaatataattttaaaaattatttaaaaacatgtgaatacataaatatctatatttaaaaacaaagacaTTCTTCTTCACTTTTCCACAAATAACTTTAACGtttgtgggggggaaaaaaaacctctcataacgtatttttaaaaatgcactAACAGTAATTAAAGCTATAAAtcatatataaaatgtatttttatatttgtattttgtttccTTCGAAcacaacaattaaaataaaaaacttgaCCGGGATACATTTGATGTTGCACTTGTAGCCGTTTCCGGTTTTTACGTTTACGTCACTCATTCGCGAGAGAtcgcttgtttttttattttataaacctttatttataaattgcaacatttacaaacaattgagaaataataataatcaaaataagtacagaaacagtacaaaacagcggtgCACGTCATTGGTGGGCTGATCCGGATTCGCTTTGTTTTGTCAATTCCGACTTAAAACTgtcattttaaaaattatttaaaaacatgtaaatatataatgtGATAGTTAAGAAGCGCGATATTTAAATAGTGTCAATTTTCCCCTCGTAATTAAAGCTATAATTTACGTGATAATAATGGCATGTTGTTTTattgtatgtttattttgtttcattagagcagaaaaaagaagaagaagcttgACCGGAATACAATTGATGTTGCACACGCAGTCGCTTGTTTTGTCATTTCCGACTaaaactgtaaatttaaaaaatatttaaaaacatgtaaatatataaatatcgatatttaaaaaataaaaaaagccatTCTTATTTACTATTCCACAAATAACTTTAAAGTGtgtggacaaaaaaaacaatgcatttCACTCGAAtcatttattggggaaaaaatgcGCTAGCAGTAATTAAAGCTATAAATGTACGTGATAATAATGCCATGTTGTTTTTTATATGATTATTTTGTTTCATTAGaacagaaaaataaattaaaaaatcttGACCGGAATACAATTGATGTTGCACACACTTGCTTTGTCACTTCCGACTAAACCCtaattttaaatattatttaaaacatgtaaatatataaatatctatatttaaaaacaaagtatttCTTCTTCACTATTCCACAAATAACTTTAACGTTTgtggacaaaaaaacaagcaattcATTTCACTCTCATAATTTATTGGGAAAAAATGCACTAGCATTGATTAAATCTATAAATCTACGTGATGATTATGAATttttatatgtttattttgtttcattagaacagaaaaattaaataaaaagcttGACCGGAATACAATTGATGTTGCACACGGCTGACCCGGATTCGCTTGTTTTGTCAGTTCCGACTAAAaccgtaatttaaaaaaatatttaataatatgtacatatataaatattgatatttaaaaacaaagctattccTCTTCACTATTCCAGGAAAAAAGACGAAGAAGCTTGACCGGAATACATTTGATGTTGCACACGTAGCCGTTTCCGGGTTTTACGGACACGTCACTCATCCGCTGGAGCACATCTATCTTACCGGTGTAGCTTAATACTCCAAATAACGCCGCAATAATGTCGGCGTCGGTTTTGTCGGTGATTTCTCGGTTCCTGGAAGAATACACCACCTCCACGTCCAACAAGCTGAAAGTGGTGGATGCGTATTTGTTGTACATTCTGCTGACGGGAGTGCTGCAGTTCCTCTACTGTCTGCTGGTCGGAACTTTCCCTTTCAACAGCTTTTTGTCGGGCTTCATCTCTTGCGTGGGCTCCTTCATCCTCGCTGGTGAGTTCAAAGTCACCGGAGAGAGGAAAAAATTCATCCCTGAATGCCGAGTCTGGCTTTAAAAGCAACAGTGCTAACGTGTGCTCTTGTGGAAGTTAGCAATTAGCATTAGCTTTGGCGTTAGCACACTAAACATCAACAAAcatcaaggctttttttttaaaatgcggtTGACATGTACGGAAGtaaaattgtctcacatcaacttatatatatcaatatgatattaataaatatccatccatcttcttccgcttatccgaggtcgggtcgcgggggcagcagcctaagcagggaagcccagacttccctctccccagccacttcgtccagctcctcccgggggggatctcgaggcgttcccaggccagccgggagacatagtcttccccttggcctcctgccggtcgcgCGTGCCCCCAAACGACTCCCTAGGGAGGGCGTTCGGCTGGCATTCTTAGcagatgcccgaaacacctcacctggctcctctccatgtggaggagcagcggctttacttcgaGTTTCTCCCGGAAGACAgagattctcaccctatctctaaaggagagacccgccacccggcggaggaaactcatttcggccgcttgtacccgtgatcttgtcctttcggttgtaacccaaagctcatgaacaCAGgttaggatgggaacgtagatcgaccggtaaattgagagctttgccttccggctcagctccttcttcaccacgacggatcgatacagcgtccgcattacttaagacgccgcaccgatctcacgatccactcttgccCCACTCGTGaagaagactccgaggtacttgaactcctccacccaTCCCCTCCCTCCATCTTTACTCCATTAACAACTAAAATGTCAAGGTCGGTCACGGCATGTTGTTGCTGTAAATGTTGGAGGagattgtgaaactgaaacagtacaaaaagaatgccattgtatgtCAATCATAACACTAATGTGGTAGGATATTATCTAATGCTCACGACGCCAgcgtgattacattacgatagcacgaacAAAAACGCTACTATTAAAAATGTCACCGTTTAGTAATTATGaatcagttttagttatattgtaaaatattcaAAGGTTGCATAGATTTCTATGGTGCTCTCGAGGAGTGCTTAGCTGGTGTAGACAACgtagagaaaattataactggagacctgaacacagatattcaacgcagagatgcgcctgtcttcaaatcttacagcaagctttgtaatctgcacggcctctcccagctaataacactacccacaagggtgtgtgattccacccaatcaaccgtagatctcattctcacatcagaccggcaaaacataaaaaatagtggggtcatgatctgtggtcttagcgacaattatctaaccttctgcacccgcaaaataactaaacccaaagccaatggccacataacagctcaatccagatcccttaaaacaTACTCCAGTGATCATTTCAACCTTAAATtaggtgagtgggactggtcccctctgctcacgagcaacctggtggaagatgcttgggatcgcttcaaaacagtgTTCCTAGCAATAATAAATgatatggctcccgtgaaaacagtcaggatcaaagcccgctctgaatcATTGCTGAATccagacctattagctgccagaGACAGACAGAAAATACTttgaataccaaaagtgtaaatgGGTGAAAATCTacaatctactgataaaagtttcaatcaatcaatcaatgcatggAGTggtgaatgaagaaaccatacgagTAGACAGAacg from Entelurus aequoreus isolate RoL-2023_Sb linkage group LG14, RoL_Eaeq_v1.1, whole genome shotgun sequence carries:
- the dad1 gene encoding dolichyl-diphosphooligosaccharide--protein glycosyltransferase subunit DAD1 — protein: MSASVLSVISRFLEEYTTSTSNKLKVVDAYLLYILLTGVLQFLYCLLVGTFPFNSFLSGFISCVGSFILAVCLRIQINPQNKGDFLSISPERAFADFLFAHTVLHLVVMNFIG